AACGTCTGGAACGGTCGTCAGCGGTTATACCGCGACTTGTACGGGGCTTCGTTGTATCCGCGCGTGTGCAGCGTCGGGTCGTCGTCGCTCGCCGGCCGATGGCGGAACGGGTCTTCGATCGTCAACTCGACTTCGACGCCGGCCGCCGCAGCGCCGAGGACGTACTCGCGCAGCTCCTCGCGCTCGACCGGAGCCTGATCCAACAGTGGGGCGTCGAAGTCCACGACCATCGTCGCAGGGACCAGATCGAACGGTTCGGAGATGCGGATCTGTTCGCGATCGGTATCCAGGAGGACGGCGAGCATCTGGCGGATCTCGTCGATCGTCCCGCCGCTTACGCGCTTGAGGAACTCCGCTTTGATCCGGATTCGGTAGGGGTCGTCGCGCTCATCTTGTCGTCGCGGCGTTAACACGAGCGCCCCGATTCGATCGAGTTGCCGGCCACGGGCGAGATCGACGTATCGCTCGGCGAGCATCTCGTTCCGCATCGAAACCATCGCCTGCGCCATCTCGGAAAACATCCCGACGAGCGCCCCGAACTCCGTCGCCTCGTAGGTCCCGTCAGTTAGTCGTGGCGTCCGGAAGGGGGCCTTGAGATAGGACTCGAGGCGCTCGCGCTCGCTGATGGAGTCACGCGTCGGCGAGACCGTCCCGATCAGATCGGGATACTGCGCCGCAAGCGTCGCGCCGCGGGAGTTCCCGACGACGTCCGTCTCTCCTTCGAGGGTGGCGATGGCCGTGATGCGGCCCTGCATTGACGCATGCCCTGATTCGCCGACGGCCGCAGCGCCGACTCGGGCGTCGCCTGCCACGAGGCCGATATCGAACGGGTACTCCGTCGATGGCTGGTACCCCTCGTCACCTCCGTATCGGGCCTCTCCGTACCGGTCTTCTCCTGCTCGCATACCCGATCACCCCGTCTGTGTGATCGAGCCGGCGAACGAGAGGGTCAGGAGGGCGTCGAGATCGCGATCGCGACGGGTACCGTTTTGGTCCCGTAACGGCGCCGCGCCGATGAGGTGCATCTGGGCGACATCATCGGTCAGGGCGGCGAACTCTGCAGCGACAAACCAGGCATCGCTGATTCCGGTGGTGTTCGTCAGATCGAACTCCTGCTCGGCAAATGAGAGCCGCCAGTCGCCGTTAGCGTTCGCCTCGAGCGTGACGGCCTCACCGTCGAGTGCGTAGGCCAATCGAGCGTACTCGCCGGTCTGGGGCTCGCTCGTGATTGCACTCAGGTCGTCTGCATCTGAGAGACGGTCGGCAACGTCGTCATACAACCCGATCTCGAGCGTCGTTACTGCCGACAGGTCGCCGTAGGCCCGACGGACCATGTACTCCTTGCCGTAGTTTGAGAGTCCTATCATGAGTTACACCGTCTGGATCGTGATATTATCGGGCCCTGTCACGGCGAGTTCGGCGTCACCGATCGCCACTGAGGAGGTCCCCGTCGGAGAGGGGTCCGTTCCGATGTGGATGTAGTTGTACTCGTTCCAGCCCGGAACGGAGTCGTCGAGGATGTCCCCCAGTATCCAGTGATAGTAGACGTCCTCACCGATCTCAGTCCCCCGATAGCGCTCGCCGTTTAGCTCCCCGCCGATCCGGCTGACGATGTTCTCGACGAGCTGGTCGATCCCGTCGTACGGGAACTGGTCGGTCGTCTCTAACTCCGCGCTGACGTAGATCTGAATCTTCTCTGCAGGGTCGAACGCCAGCCCGTCGCCGTAGTCCTCGCCGGTCGCCTGCGTCGCGACGCCGCTGTACTCGCCGACTGACTGGATACCGCCAGCCCGCGTCTCGTAAATCGCCTGGATTACCTCATCACGTGCCGGCGGGGTATCCTCTTCGAGGGCGACGATCGGCCTGAACTGTCGACCCGAGTAGGTCCCGTCACCGTTGTCGACGATCGGGAGCTCCTCCTGGACGGTGACGCTCTGGACGATCTCGCCATTACCGCCGTTTCGAATCGACGCCTCGAGTGCGTCGACCGTCGCCCGGCCGCCGAACGCCAGGCTTGCCTCATATCGCCGGCGGAACTGCGTGTCGGTCTCGCGATCGCGACCGGATACGAAGTTGTACGGAGTGCCATCCGCGCGTTCGCCCGACCCGCCAGTCGGAAGTGGGTTCGTGACCTCACCAACGCCGAGAATCGGATCGATAATGCGCTCGATCGTCCCCGCGTCGACGTTCGTCGCAGCGCCGATCTGGTCGTCGTCGAGATCCGCCGTCTGATCGAGCGGGTCGACGGCCCGGATCGGGACCTGTCTGACTTCTGACTCGCCCTCGCGAAGCGTCACGGGCTCGGTCGTCTCGAAGATGATCTCCTCAGTCTCCTCGTCGGCGCGCGTCGCGACGCGCGTTCGGGCCTGGATCAGCCGATCGTTCGACACCGTGCCGTTGGCGGCGGTGAACGCCACCTCGCCGGTCGCCTCGCGGCGTTCGAGTCGGCGGAACCCAACGATCTCGAGAAGGTAGTCGAGTTGAGCATCCCGAGCATGCGAGTAGTATCCCGCATAATAGAGCGCCTCCAAGGTCTCGAAATAGGTGTACGTCCACAGCACCGCCATCTCGACGTACTGCAGCTCGGCCTCGGAGACGGCGGTGATCTGCTTGCCGAAGCGGTCCTCGGCTTCCCGGACGAACACTTCCCAGATGTGATCGACCGGAGGGCGCTGGAAGCCCTGCCGCGTAACGCCGTACTCACTGAAGAGGTCGGTGATTCCGAAGCCTTCGTTGTCAGGGATCGCGCTCACAATTGCGCTCCTCCGAGGCGTTCAGTCGATCGCTCTCGACCGCTCTGGAACCCATCACGAGTCATCCGTCCACGGAGTTGTGTCGCGAACTCGACCGGCGTCCCGTCGGCGAGGTACACCGTGATATGGACTTCGACGTCGTCCCGATTTCCGGCGGTCCGGTCGAGCTCGATATCGCCTGGCGCGAGCCGGGCAACGCGACTGTCGGCGTCCGGCCCGATTGCCTCGATGATTGC
The DNA window shown above is from Halalkalicoccus jeotgali B3 and carries:
- a CDS encoding baseplate J/gp47 family protein; amino-acid sequence: MSAIPDNEGFGITDLFSEYGVTRQGFQRPPVDHIWEVFVREAEDRFGKQITAVSEAELQYVEMAVLWTYTYFETLEALYYAGYYSHARDAQLDYLLEIVGFRRLERREATGEVAFTAANGTVSNDRLIQARTRVATRADEETEEIIFETTEPVTLREGESEVRQVPIRAVDPLDQTADLDDDQIGAATNVDAGTIERIIDPILGVGEVTNPLPTGGSGERADGTPYNFVSGRDRETDTQFRRRYEASLAFGGRATVDALEASIRNGGNGEIVQSVTVQEELPIVDNGDGTYSGRQFRPIVALEEDTPPARDEVIQAIYETRAGGIQSVGEYSGVATQATGEDYGDGLAFDPAEKIQIYVSAELETTDQFPYDGIDQLVENIVSRIGGELNGERYRGTEIGEDVYYHWILGDILDDSVPGWNEYNYIHIGTDPSPTGTSSVAIGDAELAVTGPDNITIQTV